Proteins encoded in a region of the Paenibacillus sp. W2I17 genome:
- a CDS encoding ABC transporter ATP-binding protein, protein MSSISSATVPEACHIDLDHVSVVFGTGTQQVTALSDVTFQIQSNEFVSLLGPSGCGKSTLLRLVGDLLQPTSGTVRIAGQEPERARLQRQFGIVFQTPALFDWRTVRHNVELPLELLGTRRKECRRISGELLEMVGLTRFADHYPWQLSGGMQQRVSIARALALDPPLLLMDEPFSALDEFTKEKLQLELLEIKRSTGKTFLFVTHSIPEAVFLSDRIIVLSAHPGQVHSIHSVNLPFKRHSELRETEAFYHMITTIRNCFYEERDESHVPAVL, encoded by the coding sequence ATGTCCTCCATATCCTCAGCCACAGTCCCCGAAGCCTGCCATATTGATCTAGATCATGTGTCCGTTGTTTTTGGTACAGGTACACAACAAGTCACTGCCTTGTCGGATGTTACATTCCAGATCCAGTCTAATGAGTTTGTCTCTCTGCTGGGCCCTTCCGGCTGTGGCAAGTCGACCTTGCTCCGGCTGGTGGGTGATTTACTTCAACCTACCTCAGGCACCGTACGCATTGCAGGCCAGGAGCCTGAGCGGGCTCGGCTACAGCGGCAGTTCGGCATTGTCTTCCAGACCCCCGCCTTGTTCGATTGGCGCACCGTTCGTCACAATGTGGAATTGCCCTTGGAACTGCTCGGTACCCGCCGTAAGGAGTGCCGCCGCATTAGCGGTGAACTGCTTGAAATGGTAGGGCTAACCCGCTTCGCCGACCATTATCCATGGCAACTCAGTGGAGGGATGCAGCAACGTGTATCCATTGCGCGTGCACTTGCGCTTGATCCGCCATTGCTGCTCATGGATGAACCCTTCTCTGCCTTGGATGAATTCACGAAAGAAAAGCTTCAATTGGAGCTGCTTGAGATCAAGCGCTCAACAGGCAAGACCTTCCTCTTTGTCACACACAGCATCCCCGAAGCCGTGTTTCTGTCCGACCGGATCATCGTGCTCTCGGCACATCCGGGGCAAGTGCATTCCATTCATTCCGTCAATCTGCCTTTCAAACGTCATAGTGAACTGAGAGAAACGGAAGCCTTCTACCACATGATCACAACCATTCGCAACTGCTTCTACGAGGAGCGTGATGAATCTCATGTCCCTGCGGTTCTTTAA
- a CDS encoding ABC transporter permease → MSLRFFKPGYRSWVVIWIMAILVLWEGIAWILQLFLSPQQAASRLPYLHEVLAALFRYSSTLAEQGAVTFGNAAIGFAGGTLLGLGLALLMSAAVWLERTLSPYVVSSQMVPVIGLAPIVYGIIHNAEWARIVMAAYVTFFPIIIHTLKGLKSAAPEHLELMRSCGASLTARYIKCLLPSALPGLFSGMKIAAPLTVTSSIVVELMGAPDGLGVLMVSSLYYGHAQVGMFWATIMLSIGIGLISFLAISLAERWLTPWQPEFRAKGGDAT, encoded by the coding sequence ATGTCCCTGCGGTTCTTTAAACCGGGATATCGATCCTGGGTCGTCATCTGGATTATGGCCATATTGGTGCTATGGGAAGGAATCGCCTGGATACTCCAACTGTTCTTGTCACCCCAGCAGGCGGCGTCTCGGCTTCCTTATCTGCACGAAGTCCTTGCAGCCTTGTTTCGTTACTCGAGTACGCTCGCAGAGCAGGGGGCTGTCACGTTTGGCAATGCAGCCATTGGTTTTGCAGGGGGAACGTTGCTGGGTCTGGGTTTGGCGCTGCTCATGAGTGCGGCTGTCTGGCTGGAGCGCACGTTATCGCCATATGTTGTCTCCTCACAGATGGTTCCGGTTATTGGTCTCGCACCAATTGTGTACGGCATCATTCACAACGCGGAGTGGGCCCGAATTGTTATGGCGGCGTATGTCACTTTCTTCCCGATCATCATCCATACGTTAAAAGGATTGAAAAGTGCAGCACCAGAGCACCTGGAACTGATGCGTTCCTGTGGAGCTTCACTGACTGCACGATATATCAAATGTCTGCTGCCCTCAGCACTGCCGGGACTATTTTCCGGTATGAAAATAGCTGCTCCGCTCACGGTGACTTCCTCCATCGTTGTGGAATTGATGGGCGCTCCCGATGGACTCGGCGTCCTGATGGTCAGTTCGTTATATTACGGCCATGCCCAAGTTGGCATGTTCTGGGCCACCATCATGCTTAGCATTGGCATTGGCCTGATCTCATTTCTGGCCATCAGTCTGGCTGAACGTTGGCTAACCCCTTGGCAGCCTGAATTCAGGGCCAAAGGAGGAGATGCCACATGA